The Candidatus Thorarchaeota archaeon genome includes the window CCCAGCGAGACGATCAGTCTGATTGGTTCCTATGTCGCACGGTTGATCGAGAACGATTCCACTCTGGAGTTGGGGATCGGAGCTCTTCCGCAGGCGGTCTGTACGAGCCTCTTGGAGACCGGTGTACAGGACATCGGGATCCACACGGAAATGTTCAGCGACAGCCTTATCGATCTTATTGAGGCGGGTATCGTGACCTGTAAGAGTAAGACCCTGCACCCCGGCAAAGTGATCGCTAGTTTTGTCATGGGTTCTCAGAGATTGTACAACTATGTTGATAACAACCCCTTCTTTGAGTTCAGGCCTTCGGAGTACGTGAATGATCCCTATATCATTGCACAGAATAACAAGATGGTTGCCATCAACTCCGCTCTTGAGATCGACCTTACCGGTCAGGTCTGTTCTGACTCGATCGGTTCCAAGTTCTATTCTGGCATAGGTGGACAGGTGGACTTTATTCGTGGTGCGAAGAGGTCTCCCGGCGGTAAGGCGATCATCTGCATGGAGTCAACTGCAATGAACGGTACGGTCTCCCGAATCGTTCCCCGACTCAGTGAGGGGGCAGGCGTGGTCACGACACGTGGAGATGTTGACATCGTAGTGACAGAGTATGGTCTCGCCTCACTTCATGGTAAGACGATTCGTGAGCGGGTGCTCTCATTGATTGCCATTGCTCATCCGAAGTTCAGGAACGAACTCCTTGAGGTGGCCAAGGCCATGAAGTACGTCTTTGAGGATCAAGTGCCATTCCTTTCGAAGGGAACTTACTTTGCTCGCGAGTACGAGACCTCGGAAGTCTTCAATGGTCCCGAGGGTCCCGTGCGCGTACACTTCCGCCTCATCCGTCCAGATGATGCCGACCGTATCAAGGAACTGTTCTACGATCTCTCTGAAGAGAGCATCTTCTTCCGGTTCCTCACTCCGCTCAAGAGCCTGCGCAGACAGACCCTTCAGGAGTTCTACAACGTCGATCAAGACAGGGACATCTCGATCGTTGCGGTCATCTATCCGGACAAAGAGGGTGAGACCGAGAAGATCATTGGTGCTGCGCGGTATCTCCTCGATCGTAGCAAGAACGAGGCGGAGTTTGCCCTGCTTGTCCAAGATGCGTATCAGAACCGTGGGATCGGCTCCTTCATGTTGAACCATCTCATGCGGATTGCCAAGAGCAAGGGCGTTGAGACCTTTGTGGCCTTTGTGCATCCCCAGAACTATCCCATGATCCGGTTCTTGCACAAGACTGGAAAAATCCTTGAGAGCAAGCTCAACATGGCCGATGACGAGTACGTGTTCCGTCTCAAACTATGATCTCTTCAACTCTTCAAATACAATGAAAGCGTGCACGAGGCCTTGGTACTGATCTGAGGTCTCTTGCATCGCTTGCCGTTGACTGTAATGTAAGTTCGGTCGTGTTGGGCCATATGTCGGTGAAGTCCGTTCAGCAGTGGTACTAGATATGATTCAAGA containing:
- a CDS encoding GNAT family N-acetyltransferase, with product MAAGKMKDWTERYKKKILTAEQAIRKIRRGSRIFLGTGCGVPIHLVHELAKNSDMMADNEIVHLLTLGDTPSADPEFQNQFRHNSFFISDNMRDAVSEGRADYTPIMLSDIPYLFRRKRMPIDVALIQVSPPDQHGYCSLGVSVDITKSGAESADMIIAQVNDRMPLTHGDTFINVRDIDYLVPHTAPLVEFQGEAPSETISLIGSYVARLIENDSTLELGIGALPQAVCTSLLETGVQDIGIHTEMFSDSLIDLIEAGIVTCKSKTLHPGKVIASFVMGSQRLYNYVDNNPFFEFRPSEYVNDPYIIAQNNKMVAINSALEIDLTGQVCSDSIGSKFYSGIGGQVDFIRGAKRSPGGKAIICMESTAMNGTVSRIVPRLSEGAGVVTTRGDVDIVVTEYGLASLHGKTIRERVLSLIAIAHPKFRNELLEVAKAMKYVFEDQVPFLSKGTYFAREYETSEVFNGPEGPVRVHFRLIRPDDADRIKELFYDLSEESIFFRFLTPLKSLRRQTLQEFYNVDQDRDISIVAVIYPDKEGETEKIIGAARYLLDRSKNEAEFALLVQDAYQNRGIGSFMLNHLMRIAKSKGVETFVAFVHPQNYPMIRFLHKTGKILESKLNMADDEYVFRLKL